A genomic window from Cloacibacillus evryensis DSM 19522 includes:
- a CDS encoding helix-turn-helix transcriptional regulator — MNKSIAPPRAEINVSVFNGTYYALYMFIFLLAELVIQDRAAAAVGAEAVVPAYCVGLIATAAGYLLLPLSRALVRGEAARRAMLVCAGAIFLFSFGLIVFVGSPFFFMLLAAVAMLAIGYVGAFVHYAAAVDMDGSPHLGITVGGAVCAAVLIQYLVQNYTKTAPALMASAAAALALSLWMPLKGQKDERRPLRPGAEESPKTANDKLTCVIAACLMSAAIGISDAIVTDFSARGDVTLSAYPRLFYAVSLVMAGFIADIKDRRCLPIATVCVLLFSVIVTSFLEGSFGFVISLATLYFLGGFVILYITLAFMEMAPRTAAPALWAGMGRVVRSLTIGFIAVPGVKLFQHAGHHLLTIISICLSLAVLLLFYAAGKLNNSSGEKSPAGGTAASFAGRYGLSGRENEIAELVIMSDDSINELAEQMAISGRAFQRSLTAIYEKTGTKSRLGLLRLYYECLAEEEAARESDTTA, encoded by the coding sequence ATGAATAAAAGCATAGCGCCGCCGCGGGCGGAGATAAACGTATCCGTCTTCAACGGGACATACTACGCGCTCTATATGTTCATATTTCTGCTTGCCGAGCTGGTCATACAGGACAGGGCGGCCGCCGCCGTCGGCGCGGAGGCGGTCGTCCCTGCCTATTGCGTGGGGCTCATCGCCACCGCCGCTGGGTACCTGCTGCTGCCGCTGAGCCGCGCGCTCGTCCGCGGCGAAGCCGCCCGCCGCGCCATGCTCGTCTGCGCCGGCGCGATTTTCCTCTTCTCGTTCGGCCTGATCGTCTTTGTTGGATCGCCCTTCTTTTTCATGCTCCTCGCCGCCGTCGCCATGCTCGCGATAGGCTATGTCGGGGCCTTCGTCCATTACGCCGCGGCCGTCGACATGGATGGCAGTCCCCATCTCGGCATCACCGTCGGCGGTGCTGTCTGCGCCGCCGTCCTCATACAATATCTCGTCCAGAACTACACCAAGACAGCCCCGGCGCTTATGGCGAGCGCGGCGGCGGCGCTCGCCCTCTCTCTGTGGATGCCGCTCAAAGGGCAAAAGGACGAGCGCCGCCCCCTGCGCCCCGGCGCGGAAGAATCGCCGAAGACCGCAAACGACAAGCTGACCTGCGTCATCGCCGCCTGCCTGATGTCGGCGGCGATAGGCATAAGCGACGCGATCGTGACAGACTTCAGCGCGCGCGGCGACGTCACGCTCTCCGCCTACCCGCGGCTCTTCTACGCCGTATCGCTCGTCATGGCCGGATTCATCGCCGATATAAAAGACCGCCGCTGTCTGCCGATAGCCACCGTCTGCGTACTCCTCTTCTCTGTAATCGTCACATCATTTCTTGAAGGTTCCTTCGGCTTCGTCATCAGCCTTGCAACACTCTACTTCCTGGGCGGCTTCGTCATTCTGTACATTACGCTCGCCTTCATGGAAATGGCTCCGAGGACCGCAGCTCCCGCCCTGTGGGCCGGTATGGGGCGCGTCGTGCGCTCGCTTACCATTGGCTTTATCGCGGTGCCGGGAGTGAAGCTCTTTCAGCATGCCGGCCACCATCTGCTGACCATCATCAGCATCTGCCTCTCGCTCGCGGTATTGCTGCTATTTTACGCAGCGGGCAAGCTGAATAACTCCAGCGGCGAAAAGAGCCCGGCAGGCGGAACGGCGGCCTCCTTCGCCGGGAGATACGGCCTCAGCGGCCGCGAAAACGAGATAGCCGAGCTGGTCATTATGAGCGACGACAGCATAAACGAACTCGCGGAGCAAATGGCGATCTCCGGCAGAGCCTTTCAGCGCAGCCTCACCGCCATATATGAGAAGACCGGCACAAAATCACGCCTGGGGCTGCTCCGCCTCTACTACGAATGCCTCGCGGAAGAAGAGGCGGCGCGGGAATCGGACACGACGGCTTGA
- a CDS encoding Ig-like domain-containing protein, producing MRSLLLTAALLLCCLSCSAAWSGGVDTEWYGDGSARSYVISAPEELAGLAALVNAASDDFTDKSITLSGDIDLNGRQWTPIGNFGTTPAKTFEGALDGGGNTIKNLTISGTGISAALFGYIGVSGVVKNITVTGSIAGDYEYLAGVADINRGVIERCENRAAVTGTLIMESVGENSYCAGIAARNYGRISSCLNNARVEGGAAAGISCENGSNRYATDLYQAEKAVIEGCENSGEIIGKAGGRATAGGIAVTANSYTLKNCKNSGPVKGRGNSALGGIVAETDSRTGAKSSSIDGCVNSGSVTLEGDGSGSGVGGIVGGTGGITKILNCRNTGNISGPDAPVGGITGRLGGDDGTVISNCVNSGTITSSYIDGESYAGGIAAINFLLIEDCVNLGDIRLPGSGVSQNWTAAGGVAGANRGSGGMIRRCASAGRVESFSTYRGGIAGYNKAHDPQDDEGIITECAWLDSSAPRAAGDAETTAGACPFTSEQQQKIVTACLLVPFSATVAQNGAADFTLELFPGTGAPFGSHVRELSAAVTPDNIAAAATKGAVVAVSGKSPGSAEMSVRVKFCPSDLSDPEFGPSETPHDIVLSAGINVVERIPAAGITLDKSAASLRKGETLTLAAAVTPADSTDAVIWASGSPEAASVADGKVTAHAPGTAVITARAGEFSAECMVTVIDTDTHYGGSGGCGAAPWSLLICLGAFCLQLRKNKK from the coding sequence ATGAGGTCCCTCCTCCTGACGGCGGCGCTCCTCCTCTGCTGTTTATCATGTTCCGCCGCTTGGAGCGGCGGCGTTGACACGGAATGGTACGGCGACGGCTCCGCGCGAAGCTATGTCATCTCCGCCCCCGAAGAACTCGCCGGACTGGCCGCGCTCGTCAACGCAGCTTCCGATGATTTCACGGACAAGAGCATAACCCTCTCCGGCGACATCGATCTCAACGGCCGTCAATGGACGCCGATAGGAAATTTTGGCACTACGCCGGCAAAAACCTTTGAAGGAGCCCTTGACGGTGGCGGAAATACCATAAAGAACCTGACGATCTCGGGAACAGGGATTTCCGCCGCCCTCTTCGGATACATCGGCGTGTCGGGCGTTGTGAAGAACATTACAGTCACCGGCTCGATTGCGGGAGATTACGAATATCTGGCCGGCGTCGCCGATATCAACCGCGGCGTTATCGAAAGATGTGAGAACCGCGCCGCCGTGACCGGCACTCTCATAATGGAATCTGTCGGTGAAAATAGCTACTGCGCCGGCATCGCCGCAAGAAACTACGGGCGCATATCCTCCTGCCTCAACAACGCGCGCGTAGAGGGAGGAGCGGCCGCCGGCATCAGCTGCGAAAATGGCAGTAATCGATATGCAACCGACTTATATCAGGCCGAAAAAGCTGTCATCGAAGGCTGCGAAAACAGCGGCGAAATTATAGGGAAGGCAGGCGGCAGAGCGACGGCGGGAGGCATCGCCGTAACGGCCAATAGCTATACATTAAAAAATTGCAAAAACAGCGGTCCCGTAAAAGGCCGGGGCAACAGCGCCCTCGGCGGCATCGTCGCCGAGACCGACAGCAGAACGGGTGCTAAATCCTCATCCATTGACGGCTGCGTAAACAGCGGTAGCGTCACTTTGGAGGGCGACGGCTCCGGTTCAGGCGTAGGCGGCATCGTGGGCGGCACCGGCGGCATCACTAAAATACTCAATTGCCGCAATACGGGAAACATAAGCGGCCCCGACGCCCCCGTAGGCGGCATCACAGGACGGCTCGGCGGTGACGATGGAACCGTGATTTCCAATTGCGTCAACAGCGGCACGATAACCTCATCGTACATTGACGGCGAAAGTTACGCTGGCGGCATCGCGGCCATAAACTTCCTGTTGATAGAGGACTGCGTGAACCTTGGAGATATCCGCCTGCCTGGCTCCGGCGTCAGTCAAAACTGGACGGCGGCGGGAGGCGTCGCCGGCGCCAACCGCGGAAGCGGCGGCATGATAAGGAGATGCGCATCGGCCGGGAGAGTGGAATCATTCAGCACGTACAGAGGCGGTATAGCCGGATACAATAAGGCTCACGACCCACAGGATGATGAGGGGATCATTACGGAATGCGCCTGGCTAGACTCTTCCGCGCCGCGCGCCGCGGGCGACGCGGAGACGACAGCCGGAGCGTGTCCCTTCACCTCCGAACAGCAGCAAAAAATAGTCACCGCCTGCCTGCTCGTTCCCTTCTCGGCGACAGTGGCGCAAAACGGCGCTGCCGATTTCACGCTGGAGCTGTTCCCCGGCACAGGCGCGCCATTCGGTTCGCACGTCAGGGAACTCTCCGCCGCCGTCACGCCTGACAATATCGCGGCTGCCGCGACCAAAGGCGCCGTCGTCGCCGTGAGCGGGAAATCCCCCGGCAGCGCCGAAATGTCCGTCAGGGTAAAATTCTGCCCCAGCGATCTCTCCGATCCTGAATTCGGCCCTTCGGAGACACCGCATGATATCGTGCTCTCTGCGGGGATAAATGTCGTCGAAAGGATACCCGCCGCCGGCATCACGCTAGACAAGAGCGCGGCGTCGCTGAGAAAGGGCGAAACGCTGACACTCGCAGCGGCGGTCACGCCCGCTGATTCGACGGACGCCGTCATTTGGGCGAGCGGCAGCCCGGAGGCCGCGAGCGTGGCTGACGGCAAGGTGACGGCGCACGCCCCCGGCACGGCGGTAATAACGGCCAGGGCGGGCGAATTCAGCGCCGAATGCATGGTAACAGTGATAGATACAGACACACACTACGGCGGTTCAGGCGGCTGCGGCGCGGCCCCGTGGAGCCTCCTCATCTGTCTCGGCGCGTTCTGCCTCCAACTCAGAAAGAATAAAAAATAA
- a CDS encoding MATE family efflux transporter gives MLGHRSSAALGKEEQRRRMLSEPVGRLILSLGGPTTVIMAVTTIYLISNVFFISKLGTSANAAASVVFAIFAFFNAVGYTFGRGAESKIEISLSAGDDTEASRFASTSFYSVILIGTLTALLGIKYVEGLMRLLGATDSILPYAVDYSRHVLLSAPFACSAFVMNNILRAEGKAVYSMRGLLGGSLLNIVLTPVLIFPLKMGIAGAGAATLVSQCVSFVILYEYFLRGKSITRLTLAGVSRDPREYYDIFRIGSPSMTRQGFSSLSTAALNYAAGAYGDAAIAAMSVVSRVVMFLFAIVTGITQGFLPVAAYNYGAKQYARIRQGFWFTVRAGLLCMSVISLLTYIFAREIVTVFSYGDSAIIGVGTFALRCQAAVFILQPLFIVTEMMMQELGFAARASVLASLRQGIFFLPMLAVLPSFMGLDGVAVSQAAANVMTLFATLPFVYSFMKLLDTKEKAMPDSTETTASAKN, from the coding sequence ATGTTGGGACATAGGTCATCGGCGGCGCTTGGCAAGGAAGAACAGCGCCGGCGAATGTTAAGCGAGCCGGTGGGCAGGCTCATTCTCTCCCTTGGCGGACCGACGACGGTTATTATGGCAGTCACCACCATTTACCTGATCTCGAATGTATTTTTCATCTCAAAGCTGGGGACCAGCGCCAACGCCGCCGCGAGCGTCGTCTTCGCCATCTTCGCCTTTTTCAACGCCGTCGGTTATACCTTTGGCCGCGGCGCGGAGAGCAAGATAGAGATAAGTCTCAGCGCCGGCGACGACACGGAGGCAAGCCGTTTTGCCTCCACATCTTTCTATTCCGTCATCCTGATCGGCACGCTGACCGCGCTCCTCGGCATAAAATATGTTGAGGGTCTCATGAGGCTCCTTGGCGCGACGGACAGCATCCTGCCATACGCCGTCGATTATTCGCGCCACGTACTGCTCAGCGCTCCCTTCGCCTGTTCGGCTTTCGTAATGAACAACATCCTGCGCGCCGAGGGTAAGGCTGTTTATTCTATGCGCGGGCTGCTGGGTGGCTCTTTGCTCAACATAGTGCTGACTCCGGTGCTGATATTTCCCCTGAAAATGGGCATTGCGGGGGCCGGGGCGGCGACGCTCGTGAGCCAGTGCGTCAGCTTCGTCATTCTTTATGAATATTTCCTGCGCGGCAAGAGCATCACCAGGCTCACGCTGGCCGGCGTGTCGCGCGATCCGCGCGAATACTATGATATTTTCCGGATCGGCAGCCCCTCTATGACGCGGCAGGGCTTTTCCAGCCTCTCCACCGCGGCGCTCAACTATGCCGCCGGAGCCTACGGCGACGCCGCAATCGCGGCGATGTCGGTCGTTTCACGCGTCGTCATGTTCCTCTTCGCCATCGTTACGGGCATTACGCAGGGTTTTCTGCCCGTTGCAGCCTATAACTATGGCGCGAAGCAGTACGCGCGCATCCGCCAAGGTTTTTGGTTCACCGTCAGGGCAGGCCTGCTCTGCATGTCCGTCATCTCTCTTCTCACCTACATCTTCGCGCGCGAGATCGTCACGGTTTTCAGCTATGGGGACTCGGCGATCATCGGCGTCGGGACCTTCGCGCTCCGCTGTCAGGCGGCGGTTTTCATCCTTCAGCCGCTCTTCATCGTCACCGAGATGATGATGCAGGAACTTGGCTTCGCCGCGCGCGCCTCGGTGCTGGCCTCGCTGCGTCAGGGGATATTCTTCCTGCCGATGCTGGCGGTGCTGCCGTCCTTTATGGGGCTGGACGGCGTCGCGGTCAGCCAGGCGGCTGCCAATGTTATGACCCTCTTCGCGACGCTGCCCTTTGTTTACAGCTTTATGAAGCTGCTCGACACTAAAGAAAAGGCGATGCCGGATTCCACGGAAACGACGGCGTCAGCCAAAAACTGA
- a CDS encoding NAD(P)-dependent oxidoreductase translates to MSDKKILGFIGTGVMGASMAGHLLAAGNEVHVYNRTKERAMPLVDKGAVWEDAPADIAAKCDIIFTIVGFPKDVEEVYLGKKGLVENAKEGAVLVDMTTSSPKLARKIQAAGKKRGVGVLDAPVTGGDKGAREATLTIFAGGDSEDFEKALPYFKIMGRTVKHMGGAGDGQNAKLGNQIVIAGTMTGMCEALAFAKSCGLDLDEFIEAVGGGSAATWSLKNYGPRILKGDFAPGFFIKHYIKDMKLAEEAADEMDLDLPALTVTRELYEELAEGGYENSGTQALYCLYDPEE, encoded by the coding sequence CAATGAGGTGCATGTCTACAACCGCACTAAAGAGAGGGCGATGCCCCTCGTCGACAAGGGCGCGGTATGGGAAGACGCCCCCGCCGATATCGCCGCGAAGTGCGACATCATATTCACCATCGTAGGCTTCCCCAAGGACGTTGAAGAGGTCTACCTCGGCAAAAAAGGACTTGTGGAAAACGCTAAAGAGGGCGCTGTGCTCGTCGACATGACCACCTCAAGCCCAAAACTAGCGAGAAAGATACAGGCCGCGGGCAAGAAACGCGGCGTAGGCGTCCTTGACGCCCCCGTCACCGGCGGCGACAAAGGAGCGCGCGAGGCGACGCTCACCATCTTCGCGGGCGGCGACAGCGAGGACTTTGAAAAGGCGCTGCCCTATTTCAAGATAATGGGGCGCACCGTCAAACATATGGGCGGCGCGGGAGACGGACAGAACGCGAAGCTCGGCAACCAGATCGTGATCGCGGGAACCATGACCGGAATGTGCGAGGCCCTTGCCTTCGCGAAATCCTGCGGGCTGGACCTTGACGAATTCATCGAGGCCGTAGGCGGCGGCTCGGCGGCGACCTGGAGCCTGAAAAATTACGGGCCCCGCATACTCAAGGGGGATTTCGCCCCCGGCTTCTTCATCAAACACTACATAAAAGACATGAAGCTCGCGGAAGAGGCGGCGGACGAGATGGATCTGGACCTGCCCGCGCTTACAGTTACGAGAGAACTCTACGAGGAACTCGCCGAGGGCGGTTACGAAAACAGCGGCACACAGGCGCTCTACTGCCTTTACGACCCGGAAGAATAG
- a CDS encoding MBL fold metallo-hydrolase, whose translation MLDLTILTDNNTIIDRYYLGEPGLSFWLECGGKKFLFDTGYSDVFIRNAALMGIELTRMDGLIYSHGHNDHTWGTHSLVALFDRLAVERRPLLVAHPLAFENKVHGRLTIGVMMGAEALGNYFELALSAEPRELAPRLWWLGEIPAAVTPRRAVGKIKDSRGERGDYCLDDSALAYAGEDGLVIITGCSHSGICNIIERARDVTGERRVADVVGGFHLLSCSGGEMAEISAYMKMVGVTRLHPCHCTDFAAKAALARDFSVAEGGVGLRLNYR comes from the coding sequence ATGCTTGATCTTACCATCCTTACCGACAACAATACGATCATCGACCGGTATTATCTGGGGGAGCCGGGGCTCTCTTTTTGGCTTGAGTGCGGCGGTAAAAAATTTCTGTTTGACACGGGTTATTCCGATGTTTTTATCCGCAACGCGGCGCTGATGGGCATCGAGCTGACGCGGATGGACGGGCTTATCTATTCTCACGGGCACAACGACCACACCTGGGGTACGCATTCGCTCGTCGCGCTCTTTGACCGCCTGGCGGTTGAGCGCCGGCCGCTGCTTGTCGCGCACCCGCTGGCGTTTGAGAACAAGGTGCACGGACGGCTTACTATTGGGGTGATGATGGGGGCGGAGGCGCTGGGCAATTATTTTGAGCTTGCGCTTTCCGCCGAGCCGCGCGAGCTTGCGCCCCGGCTTTGGTGGCTGGGGGAGATACCGGCGGCGGTGACGCCGCGCCGCGCGGTGGGCAAGATAAAGGATTCCCGCGGCGAACGCGGCGATTATTGCCTTGACGACTCCGCGCTTGCCTACGCGGGCGAGGATGGGCTTGTGATCATCACCGGCTGCTCGCACTCCGGCATTTGCAATATCATCGAACGGGCGCGTGATGTGACCGGGGAGCGCCGCGTCGCCGACGTCGTGGGAGGTTTTCACCTGCTCTCGTGTTCAGGCGGAGAGATGGCGGAGATATCAGCCTATATGAAGATGGTGGGTGTGACGCGGCTGCATCCCTGTCACTGTACGGACTTTGCCGCGAAGGCGGCGCTCGCGCGGGATTTTTCTGTCGCAGAAGGCGGAGTAGGGCTTCGGCTCAATTACAGATGA